From Bdellovibrio bacteriovorus, a single genomic window includes:
- a CDS encoding cation:proton antiporter domain-containing protein: MTHLPHLITDLGFILIIAALATLLFKKLGQPLVLGYLIAGFLVSPHVPFFPTVTDNESIKVWSEIGVIFLLFSLGLEFSFKKLFKVGGSAGFTAAFEVIFMMGLGYLFGRMFGWNSIDSLFFGAILSMSSTTIIVRAFQEMGIKGKKFVELVFGILVVEDIIAILLLVLLTAIAGSGEFSTAELALDGLRLFFFIALWFIVGIFLIPIFLRRIRRLLEDETTLLVAIGLCFLMVMIAAYVGFSPALGAFVMGSLLAETPEGHNMEKVLQPVKNLFAAIFFVSVGMMIDPKILWERWDLVLAVTLLTVIGKFISTFLGAILSGQTRKVSFQSGMSLAQIGEFSFIIASLGVTMKVTSDFLYPLAIATSAVTTFTTPYLIKFSGPVHTWVEARLPEGIKVILDRYQQSFNQEGRVNVGGLIFRTYGLKVLMNTVMVVAILLASKTFLTGEVQSYLQESPWASSVSLFLCLLVCGPFLWGIVLGGPSLGSERDVEELQKLRGLQAGIFAGRLILALILVAAILSQFVTVKMASGVMVAVLIIAAGLAQLWVKKLYQGIEKNFLKNLTEKERKSLVSAEVAKNFLPWEATLGSYEIFPESSIVGQSLRKLSFKEKYGVTVAAVFRGTHRKFAPDGEFIIYPFDRLICFGSEEELQNFHKTLEMERALKTQPTQTDQQDYKLSSFSVTEDSPLKGKSIRESGLREKMHGMVVGIERGSERILGPRASFTILENDLLWVVSDRKQNS; this comes from the coding sequence ATGACTCATTTGCCTCATTTGATTACTGATCTAGGTTTTATTCTTATCATTGCGGCGCTAGCGACGCTGCTCTTTAAAAAGCTGGGACAACCTTTAGTTCTTGGATATTTGATCGCGGGCTTTTTAGTAAGTCCGCATGTACCGTTTTTTCCCACAGTGACAGACAACGAAAGCATCAAAGTCTGGTCCGAGATCGGCGTTATCTTTCTTTTGTTCAGCTTAGGTCTGGAATTTAGTTTTAAGAAATTATTCAAAGTCGGTGGCTCTGCCGGTTTCACTGCGGCCTTTGAAGTGATCTTTATGATGGGATTAGGATATCTTTTCGGCCGTATGTTTGGCTGGAACAGTATCGACAGTCTTTTCTTTGGTGCCATTCTTTCCATGTCCTCTACGACGATTATCGTACGCGCTTTCCAAGAGATGGGAATCAAAGGGAAGAAGTTCGTTGAATTGGTTTTTGGTATTCTGGTGGTGGAAGATATCATTGCCATCCTGCTCCTCGTGTTACTCACAGCGATTGCCGGGTCTGGAGAGTTCTCAACAGCAGAACTTGCATTAGATGGCCTTCGTCTTTTCTTTTTTATTGCTCTTTGGTTTATCGTCGGGATCTTCCTTATTCCCATATTCCTGCGCCGTATCCGTCGTTTGCTGGAAGATGAAACCACGCTTTTAGTGGCTATTGGTCTGTGTTTTTTGATGGTGATGATCGCGGCTTATGTGGGATTTTCTCCGGCCTTGGGCGCCTTCGTTATGGGTTCGCTATTAGCAGAGACGCCTGAAGGTCATAATATGGAAAAGGTGCTGCAACCGGTGAAGAACCTTTTTGCGGCGATTTTCTTTGTCTCTGTCGGAATGATGATTGATCCAAAAATACTTTGGGAAAGATGGGATCTGGTTTTAGCTGTTACACTTTTAACAGTTATCGGAAAATTCATCAGCACCTTCTTGGGTGCGATTTTGTCGGGACAAACCCGCAAGGTGTCCTTTCAGTCAGGAATGAGTTTAGCGCAGATCGGGGAGTTCTCTTTCATCATCGCCTCACTAGGTGTCACAATGAAAGTGACCAGTGATTTCCTTTATCCCTTGGCCATTGCCACATCGGCAGTAACAACTTTTACGACACCCTATCTGATTAAATTCTCTGGCCCCGTACACACTTGGGTTGAAGCGCGTCTTCCTGAAGGGATCAAAGTCATCTTAGATCGCTATCAGCAATCCTTTAACCAAGAGGGGCGAGTCAACGTCGGCGGGCTTATCTTTAGAACCTACGGACTTAAAGTATTAATGAACACGGTGATGGTGGTGGCCATCCTTCTGGCTTCAAAAACTTTCTTAACCGGCGAAGTGCAAAGTTATTTGCAAGAAAGCCCCTGGGCGAGCAGTGTTTCTTTATTCTTATGCTTGTTAGTTTGTGGCCCGTTCCTTTGGGGAATTGTTTTGGGAGGACCTTCTTTAGGATCCGAACGTGATGTGGAAGAATTGCAAAAACTGCGCGGCTTGCAAGCGGGAATATTTGCGGGTCGTTTGATATTAGCGTTAATCTTGGTGGCCGCGATTTTATCGCAGTTCGTGACGGTGAAAATGGCGTCGGGCGTGATGGTCGCCGTTTTGATCATTGCCGCTGGTTTGGCCCAGTTATGGGTTAAAAAACTTTATCAGGGGATTGAAAAGAACTTTTTAAAAAATCTGACCGAAAAAGAGCGCAAATCTTTAGTCAGTGCTGAGGTCGCAAAAAACTTTCTGCCTTGGGAAGCAACCCTGGGAAGTTACGAGATTTTCCCGGAAAGCAGCATCGTCGGACAAAGCTTGCGCAAGCTTTCGTTTAAAGAAAAATATGGCGTGACGGTCGCGGCCGTATTTCGCGGGACTCACCGCAAATTTGCGCCGGACGGAGAATTTATAATTTATCCTTTCGATCGATTGATCTGTTTTGGCAGTGAAGAAGAACTGCAGAACTTCCATAAGACTTTAGAGATGGAACGCGCTTTAAAAACTCAACCCACACAGACGGATCAGCAGGATTACAAGCTGTCTTCTTTCAGTGTGACTGAGGACTCGCCATTAAAAGGAAAATCCATCCGTGAAAGTGGTTTGCGAGAAAAAATGCACGGCATGGTCGTGGGGATTGAAAGAGGCTCTGAGCGCATCCTAGGTCCTAGGGCGAGCTTCACGATTTTGGAGAATGATCTTCTTTGGGTGGTCTCTGACCGTAAACAAAATTCTTAG
- the guaB gene encoding IMP dehydrogenase, whose product MEREIPYALTFDDILLLPQYSEITPTEVVPRSLFARDKYLNTPIISAAMDTVTENRIARVMAQHGGLGIIHKNLDIEKQALEVEKVKKYESGMIMDPITLGPDHLVQEAVDLMEKFSISGVPITVDGALIGILTNRDLRFEENFNQPIRNLMTKENLVTAKMGTTLEEAKKILQKHRIEKLPVVDSKGKLKGLITIKDIEKAKNYPQATKDEHGRLFVGAGVGVGADSRDRSDALVAAGADVLCVDTAHGHSKNVLEMVKYISQKHKDVIVVAGNVVTAEGTQALLDAGAEVVKVGVGPGSICTTRVVAGVGMPQISAVIECAKLAKSKGKTVIADGGIKFSGDITKALALGANTVMIGNLLAGAEESPGETILFQGRTYKVYRGMGSIGAMSRGSKDRYGQMDIEENEKLVPEGIEGKVAYKGSAAGVIHQLVGGLKSGMGYLGARNIDELQAKAKFVRISAMGLRESHVHDVSITKEAPNYRIET is encoded by the coding sequence ATGGAACGTGAAATTCCCTATGCCTTAACCTTTGATGACATTCTTCTTCTTCCTCAATATTCCGAGATCACACCGACGGAAGTCGTTCCTAGATCTCTTTTCGCCAGAGATAAATATCTAAATACACCGATCATCTCTGCCGCGATGGATACGGTCACTGAAAACCGCATTGCGCGTGTGATGGCTCAGCATGGGGGCTTGGGTATCATTCATAAAAATTTGGATATCGAAAAACAAGCTCTCGAAGTTGAAAAAGTAAAAAAATACGAATCCGGTATGATCATGGATCCTATCACGTTGGGACCGGATCATTTGGTGCAAGAAGCTGTGGATCTGATGGAAAAGTTCTCTATCAGTGGAGTGCCGATCACTGTGGACGGGGCTTTGATTGGAATTCTGACAAATCGTGATTTGCGCTTTGAAGAAAACTTCAACCAACCTATTCGTAACCTGATGACGAAAGAAAATTTAGTCACAGCGAAAATGGGCACAACTCTGGAAGAAGCAAAAAAGATTTTGCAAAAACACCGTATCGAAAAACTTCCGGTTGTCGATAGCAAAGGCAAGCTCAAAGGGCTTATTACCATCAAGGATATTGAAAAAGCGAAAAACTATCCGCAGGCGACAAAGGACGAACATGGTCGTCTTTTCGTTGGCGCGGGCGTTGGTGTGGGGGCGGATTCTCGAGATCGCTCGGATGCTCTTGTGGCTGCGGGGGCGGATGTTCTTTGTGTGGATACAGCTCACGGACATTCGAAAAATGTTCTGGAGATGGTGAAATATATTTCGCAAAAACATAAAGACGTGATCGTGGTTGCTGGAAACGTTGTGACGGCGGAAGGCACTCAAGCTCTTCTTGATGCCGGAGCCGAAGTTGTTAAGGTCGGTGTCGGACCGGGAAGTATCTGTACAACTCGCGTAGTGGCGGGCGTGGGTATGCCACAAATTTCGGCGGTGATTGAATGTGCTAAACTTGCAAAATCCAAGGGCAAAACGGTGATTGCTGACGGAGGAATTAAATTCTCTGGTGATATTACAAAGGCCTTAGCTCTGGGCGCAAACACCGTGATGATTGGAAACTTGCTGGCGGGGGCGGAAGAGTCTCCGGGGGAAACCATTTTGTTCCAAGGCCGTACTTATAAAGTTTATCGCGGCATGGGCAGTATCGGAGCGATGTCTCGCGGATCCAAAGACCGTTACGGACAAATGGATATTGAAGAAAATGAAAAACTTGTTCCTGAAGGCATTGAAGGAAAAGTGGCGTATAAAGGCTCCGCGGCCGGCGTGATTCATCAACTTGTCGGTGGATTGAAATCAGGTATGGGTTATTTGGGTGCCCGCAATATCGATGAACTTCAAGCGAAAGCGAAGTTCGTGCGTATTTCCGCCATGGGTCTTCGCGAGTCTCATGTTCATGATGTCAGTATCACCAAAGAAGCTCCGAACTATCGTATTGAAACATAG
- a CDS encoding bifunctional nuclease family protein, whose protein sequence is MKDLLDSQNLKAQIVFAQNTHEEETFHQNDLVQLFPYGLSVTTDATRPFLLLKDEAHVYTLPVAVSPIDAGVALSQNNKVVAESSPHKFTALLLQSLGIEIKQAVFVEIKGSHQYVRLYISGHPATNSVKLRADEAMSLCLYLQVPLFATKNFIGRSRILNAEIESGAQKAQNFGFMDKGFGYLN, encoded by the coding sequence ATGAAAGATCTTTTGGATTCACAAAATCTTAAAGCTCAGATTGTGTTTGCACAGAACACTCATGAGGAAGAAACCTTTCACCAAAATGATTTGGTGCAGTTGTTTCCTTACGGCTTGTCAGTAACAACGGATGCGACTCGTCCGTTCTTGCTTTTGAAGGATGAAGCGCACGTTTATACCTTGCCTGTGGCGGTCAGTCCGATTGATGCGGGTGTGGCGTTGTCTCAGAATAATAAAGTCGTGGCAGAGTCTTCTCCGCACAAATTCACGGCGCTTCTGCTTCAATCCTTAGGGATCGAAATAAAGCAGGCGGTGTTCGTTGAAATCAAAGGCTCCCATCAATATGTGCGTCTTTATATCAGTGGGCACCCGGCGACAAATTCAGTGAAATTGCGCGCGGATGAAGCCATGTCTTTGTGTCTGTACTTACAAGTGCCTCTGTTTGCGACAAAAAACTTTATCGGTCGTTCGCGCATTTTGAATGCAGAGATCGAGAGCGGCGCGCAAAAGGCACAAAATTTCGGTTTCATGGATAAAGGGTTTGGATATCTGAACTAG
- a CDS encoding gamma carbonic anhydrase family protein has protein sequence MSDVFVRARGVSPVISEDVFIADNARIISDVEIGEGSSIWYNVVIRGDVMPIRIGKEVNVQDGTVIHGTYGKWGTTLHDRVTIGHLVMLHGCEVGRGTLVGMGSILMDGVKVGEHCLIGAGSLLTEGTEIPPRSLVVGRPAKVKRPLTDEEVALLEKSADNYLLYKSWYE, from the coding sequence ATGAGCGACGTTTTTGTAAGAGCCCGTGGTGTTTCTCCTGTTATTTCAGAAGATGTTTTTATCGCCGACAATGCGCGCATCATCAGTGATGTCGAAATCGGTGAAGGTTCTTCTATCTGGTACAATGTGGTCATTCGCGGAGACGTCATGCCGATCCGTATCGGCAAAGAAGTGAATGTTCAAGATGGCACGGTCATTCACGGCACTTACGGCAAATGGGGAACAACTCTGCATGATCGCGTGACTATTGGGCATTTGGTGATGCTGCACGGTTGTGAAGTCGGTCGCGGCACTCTTGTCGGCATGGGCTCTATCTTGATGGACGGTGTGAAAGTCGGCGAGCATTGTTTAATTGGCGCGGGCTCTCTTTTAACAGAAGGTACGGAAATTCCACCGCGCAGTCTGGTTGTAGGACGCCCTGCGAAAGTGAAACGTCCTTTGACGGACGAAGAAGTGGCTCTTTTAGAAAAATCCGCTGACAACTATCTGCTCTATAAGTCCTGGTACGAATAG
- a CDS encoding patatin-like phospholipase family protein has product MPCLGLVLSGGGARGAYQAGVLAAIAHVAAKTKIRNPFKIYSGVSAGAINVAMLAGNSGDFVESTKNLVSLWSHINSDQIYYADLMTLSRGGLQWMSEFSWGGGNKDSALRSLLSTHPLSNFISDKCHFNQIEKKIKSGDLRAVSVSALDYESVSTFTFFQGSPDITPWERGMHRSERVNLATEHVMASSAIPLLFPPIQIGSRFFGDGCIRNQSPCGPAIYMGADSLIAIGVRRRQDTWFSYHNSSASARQAPSVSRVANVLMNAVMMDGFESDVHRLEQINQSFSSLSPGQKKKVAVRTIDYLWISPSVDFSEIAKEKGSELPRMIRYLLRGPGSIEESREMLSYLLFTPSYCKQLVDIGFSDGMKEKERIEELIVSKAAKSHSVKHHANP; this is encoded by the coding sequence ATGCCTTGTTTGGGACTTGTTCTATCAGGGGGAGGCGCAAGGGGAGCGTATCAAGCAGGAGTGCTTGCTGCGATCGCCCATGTAGCGGCGAAAACAAAAATCAGAAATCCTTTTAAAATCTATAGCGGTGTGAGTGCAGGGGCGATCAATGTCGCGATGCTCGCAGGTAACAGCGGTGACTTTGTCGAAAGCACCAAAAATCTGGTTTCGCTTTGGAGTCATATCAATAGCGATCAGATCTATTACGCCGATCTGATGACGTTGTCTCGTGGTGGTTTGCAGTGGATGAGCGAGTTTTCTTGGGGTGGTGGAAATAAAGACTCGGCCTTGAGGTCTCTTTTAAGCACGCATCCATTAAGCAATTTCATTTCGGATAAGTGTCACTTCAATCAAATAGAAAAGAAAATCAAATCAGGTGATTTACGCGCCGTCAGTGTTTCGGCTTTGGACTATGAAAGCGTTTCAACCTTCACGTTCTTTCAAGGAAGTCCGGATATCACGCCTTGGGAGCGAGGTATGCATCGAAGTGAGCGAGTGAACTTAGCAACAGAACACGTCATGGCCTCTTCCGCGATTCCTTTGCTGTTTCCGCCCATACAAATTGGTTCACGCTTTTTTGGTGATGGATGTATTCGCAATCAGTCACCCTGCGGTCCTGCTATTTACATGGGCGCCGACAGCTTGATTGCGATCGGAGTCCGTCGTCGTCAGGACACTTGGTTTTCGTATCATAACAGTTCGGCGTCGGCGAGGCAGGCACCTTCCGTGTCGCGGGTGGCGAATGTGTTGATGAATGCCGTTATGATGGATGGTTTTGAATCCGATGTGCATCGCTTAGAGCAAATCAATCAAAGCTTTTCGTCTTTGTCGCCAGGACAAAAAAAGAAGGTCGCTGTTCGCACGATTGATTACCTTTGGATTTCTCCTTCAGTGGATTTTTCTGAAATTGCAAAAGAGAAAGGTTCTGAACTTCCGCGTATGATTCGTTATCTGTTGCGGGGCCCGGGATCCATTGAAGAGTCGCGAGAGATGTTGAGTTATCTTTTATTTACGCCCAGTTACTGCAAGCAGTTAGTGGATATCGGTTTTTCAGACGGGATGAAAGAAAAAGAGCGTATTGAAGAATTGATCGTTTCAAAGGCCGCAAAATCCCATTCTGTAAAGCATCATGCCAATCCGTGA
- the guaA gene encoding glutamine-hydrolyzing GMP synthase, translated as MRGFIILDFGSQFTQLIARRLRELGFYSEIHSYKFPTEEIRKRNPYGIILSGGPNSVYEQGAPQRDIHVLRNISPLMGVCYGMQLLTHQLGGKVSRSEHREYGLNYVTWTSVVGSIPHRQKVWMSHGDVVEKAPEGFQVIGMSDGNHPAAMQGPGVLAVQFHPEVAHTEHGTDLLKHFAQTMCHASADWDAPHIKDMLIENVRKQVGATDHVLVGLSGGVDSTVVATLLTKALGPERVHCVFVDNGLLRKNEFETVLENYRKIGLNVKGVDASEEFLSALKGKSDPEDKRKTIGRVFIEVFDKSYDHQYPIKWLAQGTLYPDVIESVSSVGGSVTIKSHHNVGGLPEKMNLGLVEPVRELFKDEVRALGAQLGLPHEMLWRHPFPGPGLSIRVLGEVTKEKLQILKEADDIFISELRRRGLYEKIWQAFCVLLPVKTVGVQGDSRTYDHVLSLRAVTSSDGMTADWYPFEFQFLREVSNMITNKVKGVNRVVYDITSKPPGTIEWE; from the coding sequence ATGCGCGGATTTATTATTTTAGATTTCGGTTCTCAGTTCACTCAGTTGATCGCGCGTCGTTTGCGTGAGCTGGGTTTTTATTCAGAAATTCATTCTTATAAATTTCCCACAGAAGAAATTCGTAAAAGAAATCCTTACGGCATTATCTTAAGTGGCGGCCCTAACTCCGTTTACGAACAAGGAGCTCCGCAAAGAGACATCCACGTACTTCGTAACATAAGCCCTCTCATGGGAGTGTGTTATGGAATGCAACTTCTGACTCACCAGTTGGGTGGCAAGGTTTCTCGGTCAGAGCATCGTGAGTACGGTCTGAATTATGTAACATGGACTTCCGTCGTAGGAAGTATTCCACACCGACAAAAGGTTTGGATGAGTCACGGTGATGTGGTGGAAAAAGCGCCTGAAGGTTTTCAAGTGATTGGTATGTCAGACGGAAATCATCCGGCGGCTATGCAAGGGCCCGGCGTTTTAGCGGTGCAATTTCATCCTGAAGTCGCGCACACCGAGCACGGCACGGATTTATTAAAGCACTTTGCGCAGACAATGTGTCACGCCTCTGCGGATTGGGATGCGCCTCATATCAAAGACATGTTGATTGAAAATGTTCGCAAGCAAGTTGGTGCTACGGATCACGTGCTGGTCGGTCTTAGCGGTGGAGTAGATTCCACAGTCGTGGCGACCCTTTTAACGAAAGCGTTAGGTCCTGAAAGAGTTCACTGTGTTTTTGTCGACAATGGTCTTTTGCGCAAAAACGAATTTGAAACTGTTTTAGAGAATTACCGAAAAATCGGTCTGAACGTGAAAGGTGTCGACGCCTCTGAAGAGTTTCTGTCAGCTCTCAAAGGAAAGTCAGATCCCGAAGATAAAAGAAAAACGATCGGGCGTGTCTTCATTGAGGTCTTTGATAAAAGTTATGATCATCAGTATCCGATCAAGTGGTTGGCGCAAGGTACATTATATCCTGACGTTATTGAAAGCGTTTCTTCCGTCGGTGGCAGTGTCACGATTAAATCGCATCACAATGTTGGCGGCTTGCCTGAAAAAATGAATCTAGGGCTGGTAGAACCAGTTCGTGAGCTTTTTAAAGATGAAGTGCGCGCCTTAGGAGCGCAGCTAGGGTTGCCCCATGAGATGTTGTGGCGTCACCCATTCCCAGGGCCTGGACTTTCCATTCGTGTTCTAGGTGAAGTGACAAAAGAGAAACTGCAAATTCTTAAAGAAGCGGATGATATTTTTATTTCAGAACTTCGTCGTCGCGGGCTTTATGAAAAAATCTGGCAGGCCTTCTGTGTCCTTTTGCCGGTAAAAACTGTCGGTGTTCAAGGGGATTCCAGAACTTACGATCATGTGCTTTCCTTACGTGCGGTGACCTCCAGTGATGGTATGACGGCGGACTGGTATCCTTTTGAATTTCAGTTCCTTCGAGAAGTCTCGAACATGATCACCAACAAAGTGAAAGGCGTGAACCGTGTTGTTTACGATATTACCAGCAAACCTCCGGGGACGATCGAATGGGAATAA